In Devosia beringensis, a single window of DNA contains:
- a CDS encoding alpha/beta fold hydrolase: MSPEQILTIVTTLLSAQPDNAAFQTLMTGGHDARYPVTIEACPRPLPAADIEGQTVICGRIGMPENHDNPEGNRLDLAFAVLKARSLAPAPDPVVYLHGGPGGRAVPDIAFNAGLFDNLRERRDLVLFDQRASGISARTVTCANTLADNIVELGRTTPDANADPDAPDPLKLCLDEIESSGIVLSDYNTTQNAHDVRALMTGLGYPQYNAYGISYGTKLGLELLRADPDGLRAIVLDSISPPDARAYDTNSVSADLAIGAVVDQCAADTACAAAFPDFEQTLNAVAAKLAETPFPATNTPPEIDVMTLINLFEDRNSLATNRQQTSYIPAIVDEWSKGTTQIYDLYVAGKLTPAQTPDTIIAPFIDKVRNEELIMGYALLNKAEELRRFNVALDILLQEVSTLSVTADYTQLESELDKAMTAALADMDVNTMIAMAKAYGRLAFAQPDKAAIEAFVAAYMPEQHLGPMQAMIAAMTAGDVTAFFAAARRDTGKYFDKLANTMDLAIYACQEDIPYNSLEGYQAAAARYRFSFLTADDAAIQELYDTCANFTPAPREGFHERVSSDLPVLALAGLNDTQTNNDAADYVAETMANGQAVTFPETGHGVIQFSQCAKDIAAAFIEDPMSPVNSSCTAALKASFATP; this comes from the coding sequence ATGTCGCCGGAACAGATACTGACCATCGTGACCACCCTGCTGTCGGCCCAGCCCGACAATGCCGCCTTCCAGACGCTGATGACGGGCGGCCACGACGCCCGCTATCCGGTGACCATCGAGGCCTGTCCGCGGCCGCTGCCCGCCGCCGATATCGAGGGCCAGACGGTGATCTGCGGCCGTATCGGCATGCCGGAGAACCATGACAACCCTGAGGGCAACCGGCTCGATCTGGCCTTTGCCGTGCTCAAGGCCCGCTCGCTGGCGCCGGCGCCTGACCCGGTGGTCTATCTGCATGGCGGGCCGGGCGGTCGCGCAGTACCCGATATCGCCTTCAATGCCGGCCTGTTCGATAATCTGCGCGAGCGGCGCGACCTCGTGCTGTTCGACCAGCGCGCTTCGGGGATTTCGGCGCGCACGGTCACCTGCGCCAATACGCTGGCCGACAATATCGTGGAACTGGGACGCACCACGCCGGATGCAAATGCCGATCCGGATGCGCCCGATCCGCTCAAGCTCTGCCTCGACGAGATCGAGTCGAGCGGCATTGTCCTGTCGGACTACAATACGACCCAGAACGCCCATGATGTGCGCGCGCTGATGACCGGCCTGGGCTATCCGCAGTACAATGCCTATGGGATTTCCTATGGCACCAAGCTGGGCCTCGAACTGCTGCGCGCCGATCCGGACGGGTTGCGCGCCATTGTGCTGGACAGTATCTCGCCGCCCGATGCGCGCGCCTATGACACCAACAGCGTTTCGGCCGACCTGGCGATCGGCGCCGTGGTGGATCAATGCGCGGCAGATACGGCCTGCGCGGCCGCCTTTCCCGATTTCGAGCAGACGCTCAACGCGGTTGCCGCCAAGCTGGCGGAAACGCCGTTCCCGGCCACCAATACGCCCCCCGAAATCGACGTGATGACGCTGATCAACCTGTTCGAGGACCGCAACAGCCTGGCCACGAACAGGCAGCAGACCTCGTATATTCCGGCCATTGTCGATGAATGGTCCAAGGGGACGACGCAGATCTATGACCTCTATGTCGCCGGCAAGCTGACCCCGGCCCAGACCCCCGACACGATCATCGCGCCCTTTATCGACAAGGTGCGCAATGAGGAACTGATCATGGGCTATGCCCTGCTCAACAAGGCCGAGGAGCTGCGCAGGTTCAATGTGGCGCTCGACATCCTGCTGCAGGAAGTGTCCACGCTCAGCGTCACGGCCGACTATACCCAGCTCGAAAGCGAACTCGACAAGGCCATGACGGCGGCGCTGGCGGACATGGACGTCAATACCATGATCGCCATGGCCAAGGCCTATGGGCGACTGGCCTTTGCCCAGCCGGACAAGGCTGCCATCGAGGCTTTCGTAGCCGCCTATATGCCCGAGCAGCATCTGGGGCCCATGCAGGCCATGATCGCGGCGATGACGGCGGGCGATGTCACCGCCTTCTTCGCGGCGGCGCGGCGCGATACCGGCAAGTATTTCGACAAGCTGGCCAATACGATGGATCTGGCGATCTATGCCTGCCAGGAGGATATTCCGTATAATTCCCTGGAAGGCTATCAGGCGGCGGCGGCGCGCTATCGCTTCTCGTTCCTGACCGCCGATGACGCGGCTATCCAGGAACTCTACGACACCTGCGCCAACTTCACGCCGGCGCCGCGCGAGGGCTTCCACGAGCGGGTATCATCGGACCTGCCGGTACTGGCGCTGGCCGGCCTCAATGATACCCAGACCAATAATGACGCGGCCGACTATGTCGCCGAGACGATGGCCAATGGCCAGGCCGTGACCTTTCCGGAAACCGGGCATGGCGTGATCCAGTTCTCGCAATGCGCCAAGGACATCGCCGCCGCGTTCATCGAGGATCCCATGAGCCCGGTGAACAGCAGCTGCACGGCGGCCCTCAAGGCCAGCTTCGCCACGCCCTGA
- a CDS encoding ROK family transcriptional regulator: MVLRGTNQEQARPYNRRIVLECIRNGGPATRGDIAARVGLTVQTVSTIVRELEDQNYLLSVREAPKGRGLPPTTLRLNPDGGYAVGISITPLGVEAALMNLAGDMLGSAARSHAHASPNAAFALIGELVAEMRALRQDGRILGVGLAMPGPFDVQSMSFVGPTTLDGWAGVPVRARLEEVSKLPAFIAADTVAAALGVRLYGEGAGIGQFYYLHFGVGLGGTMMQDGVPVRGAWGNAGEIGHIPLMPGGRLCPCGNAGCLERYLSLDAFSNRPDGQSQAEWVAEVTPIFHSAIQTIENLFDPQAVVLGGIAPGELITDLVATTAVLPSSISARYDRTTPRVIASTGRQSVMRGAAALAVSGVLSPRQEITSSPDRAQKRDPFSNGLAA; encoded by the coding sequence ATGGTTTTGCGCGGTACCAATCAGGAGCAGGCCCGGCCGTATAACCGGCGGATCGTGCTCGAATGCATCCGCAATGGCGGCCCGGCCACGCGGGGCGACATCGCGGCACGGGTGGGGCTGACGGTGCAGACCGTCTCGACCATCGTGCGCGAACTCGAAGACCAGAATTACCTGCTGTCGGTGCGCGAGGCGCCCAAGGGGCGTGGCCTGCCGCCGACAACGCTGCGGCTCAATCCGGACGGCGGCTATGCCGTGGGCATTTCCATCACGCCGCTGGGCGTCGAGGCCGCGCTGATGAACCTGGCCGGCGACATGCTGGGCAGCGCCGCGCGCAGCCATGCCCATGCCAGCCCCAACGCGGCCTTTGCCCTGATCGGCGAGCTGGTGGCCGAGATGCGGGCGCTGCGGCAGGACGGGCGGATCCTCGGGGTAGGGCTGGCCATGCCGGGCCCGTTTGACGTGCAATCGATGAGCTTTGTCGGACCGACGACGCTGGATGGCTGGGCCGGGGTGCCGGTACGGGCGCGGCTGGAAGAGGTGAGCAAGCTGCCCGCCTTCATCGCCGCCGATACGGTGGCGGCGGCCCTGGGCGTGCGGCTCTATGGCGAGGGCGCCGGGATCGGGCAGTTCTACTACCTGCATTTCGGTGTCGGCCTGGGCGGCACGATGATGCAGGACGGCGTGCCGGTGCGCGGCGCCTGGGGCAATGCCGGCGAAATCGGCCATATTCCGCTGATGCCGGGCGGGCGCCTCTGCCCCTGCGGCAATGCGGGGTGCCTTGAGCGCTACCTGTCGCTGGATGCGTTCAGCAACCGCCCGGACGGGCAGAGCCAGGCCGAATGGGTGGCAGAGGTCACGCCGATCTTTCACAGCGCCATCCAGACCATCGAGAACCTGTTCGACCCGCAGGCTGTGGTGCTGGGCGGTATCGCACCGGGCGAGCTGATCACCGATCTGGTGGCGACGACCGCGGTTCTGCCCAGCTCGATTTCCGCCCGCTATGACCGCACCACGCCGCGGGTCATCGCCTCGACCGGCCGCCAGTCGGTGATGCGCGGCGCGGCTGCCCTGGCTGTCTCCGGTGTCCTGTCGCCCCGGCAGGAGATCACATCTTCCCCCGATCGCGCGCAGAAACGCGATCCGTTTTCGAATGGACTGGCAGCATGA
- a CDS encoding ATP-binding cassette domain-containing protein encodes MSEPLLVLDNITKNYGAVQALRGVSFSIAKGEVIALLGDNGAGKSTLVKIISGGLDASSGSMSFEGKPFAPKSPSEAKAAGIETVYQDLSLCTNVDVVANFFMGRELTRSIMGIKVLDEARMEEQVAKAMATAGTRIPSLRSKVEHLSGGQRQAIELNRFVHWGGKLVLLDEPFAALGVEQTKRGLEMIRQVAAQGIGVVIITHIMQQAFQVADRMVVIRQGVVAGDVPTKQTNADAVIGMITGETLTGAGPVGGATEGSGAQERNE; translated from the coding sequence ATGAGCGAGCCCCTTCTCGTCCTCGACAATATCACCAAGAATTACGGGGCCGTGCAGGCCTTGCGCGGCGTGTCCTTTTCCATCGCCAAGGGTGAGGTCATCGCCCTGCTCGGCGACAATGGCGCCGGCAAGTCGACGCTGGTCAAAATTATCTCGGGCGGGCTGGATGCCAGTTCGGGCAGCATGAGCTTTGAAGGCAAGCCCTTCGCGCCGAAATCGCCGTCGGAGGCCAAGGCGGCCGGCATCGAGACGGTCTACCAGGACCTGTCGCTGTGCACCAATGTCGACGTGGTCGCCAATTTCTTCATGGGGCGCGAGCTGACGCGGTCGATAATGGGCATCAAGGTGCTCGACGAGGCGCGCATGGAAGAGCAAGTGGCCAAGGCCATGGCTACGGCCGGCACGCGTATCCCCTCGCTGCGCAGCAAGGTGGAGCACCTGTCGGGCGGCCAGCGCCAGGCGATCGAGCTCAACCGTTTCGTGCATTGGGGCGGCAAGCTGGTGCTGCTGGACGAGCCGTTTGCGGCGCTGGGCGTGGAGCAGACCAAGCGCGGGCTGGAGATGATCCGCCAGGTGGCGGCGCAGGGGATCGGGGTGGTGATCATCACCCATATCATGCAGCAGGCATTCCAGGTGGCGGACCGCATGGTGGTCATCCGCCAGGGCGTGGTGGCGGGCGATGTGCCGACCAAACAGACAAACGCGGACGCAGTGATCGGCATGATCACGGGCGAAACCCTCACCGGTGCCGGACCGGTAGGGGGCGCGACGGAGGGATCCGGTGCACAGGAGCGAAACGAATGA
- a CDS encoding sugar ABC transporter substrate-binding protein codes for MLQWGMVLLAGAAGMVNPAYSQEKGTVYYMVPTLLDEFQTGSVSALEMFLEQVGYEMTTLNADNKTDLQQSQMNDVITLAPKAIILAAVDFNALAPSVEAARAAGIPVIEFDRQISSTMSDFTSVAGTVEIGYVAAEQVERLLTEKNGAVKGKVLQVLGDPGDPYTLDIQKGFEEKMAAFPEVTIISQPATMWEASNAGTIVSDQLLANPDIDIVFSHAAHLSVAAVASLEAAGKQPGDVYVMSSNGAPVALQMIRDGWMQVEVEQPLYAQAAAVAMFMDKIVAKQPIEPGEYDVLGLKSVVTNEAWGPTIKIPGAAITADNVDDAAFWGNLQPPTEAVTPVP; via the coding sequence ATGTTGCAATGGGGCATGGTTCTTCTGGCCGGCGCAGCCGGGATGGTGAACCCGGCCTATTCGCAGGAAAAGGGAACCGTCTATTACATGGTCCCGACCCTGCTCGACGAATTCCAGACCGGTTCGGTCAGCGCGCTCGAAATGTTCCTCGAGCAGGTCGGCTATGAGATGACGACGCTCAATGCCGACAACAAGACCGATCTGCAGCAGAGCCAGATGAATGACGTGATCACGCTGGCGCCCAAGGCGATCATCCTGGCGGCAGTGGACTTCAATGCCCTGGCGCCATCGGTGGAGGCGGCACGCGCCGCCGGCATTCCGGTGATCGAATTCGACCGCCAGATTTCCTCGACCATGTCGGACTTCACCTCGGTGGCCGGCACGGTGGAGATCGGCTATGTGGCGGCCGAGCAGGTGGAACGCCTGCTGACCGAGAAGAACGGCGCGGTCAAGGGCAAGGTGCTGCAGGTGCTGGGCGACCCCGGCGACCCCTATACGCTCGATATCCAGAAGGGCTTTGAGGAAAAGATGGCGGCCTTCCCCGAGGTCACCATCATCAGCCAGCCCGCCACGATGTGGGAAGCCAGCAATGCCGGGACGATCGTTTCGGATCAACTGCTGGCCAATCCGGACATCGATATCGTGTTCAGCCATGCCGCCCATCTGTCGGTGGCGGCCGTGGCATCGCTGGAAGCGGCCGGCAAGCAGCCCGGCGACGTCTATGTGATGAGCTCGAATGGCGCGCCGGTGGCGCTGCAGATGATCCGCGATGGCTGGATGCAGGTGGAAGTGGAGCAGCCGCTCTATGCCCAGGCTGCCGCCGTGGCCATGTTCATGGACAAGATCGTGGCCAAGCAGCCGATCGAGCCGGGCGAGTATGACGTGCTCGGGCTCAAATCGGTGGTGACCAATGAAGCATGGGGCCCGACCATCAAGATCCCGGGCGCCGCGATCACCGCGGACAATGTCGACGACGCGGCCTTCTGGGGCAATCTGCAGCCGCCCACCGAAGCCGTGACGCCGGTTCCCTAA
- a CDS encoding ABC transporter permease codes for MTPQSRRALELVLDNLVWFMLLAVLAIFSATIPNYFQPGIFANIIEQSTVLGVMSIGLALVIIAGHMDLSVESVAALSAMAASMVFASSGIGLGVELTPGWLVVPASLALSLAVGAAVGLLNGYLVIKIKMNAFIVTLSSFIWVRGLVVALSGGRSAQNLADELRWLAIQRFLGLPLTAYIAIACFVGFSFMMAKTRYGRHLLMIGGNEAAAFRAGIKVDKVLMVAFLLSGTVAALAGWLLAIRTSGATANLGTGMLFNAFAAVVIGGVSLKGGVGALPGVYAGVLLLSAINTAINLMGLPAHFTQVIHGLLVLAAVLLDTLKQSIRKKLA; via the coding sequence ATGACGCCCCAATCGCGCCGCGCGCTCGAACTCGTGCTCGACAACCTGGTCTGGTTCATGCTGCTGGCGGTGCTGGCGATCTTTTCGGCGACGATCCCGAACTATTTCCAGCCGGGTATTTTCGCCAATATCATCGAGCAATCCACCGTGCTGGGGGTGATGTCGATCGGGCTGGCGCTGGTGATCATTGCCGGGCACATGGATCTCTCCGTGGAATCGGTGGCGGCGCTGAGCGCCATGGCCGCCAGCATGGTCTTCGCCTCCTCGGGCATCGGCCTGGGGGTGGAGCTGACGCCGGGCTGGCTGGTGGTGCCGGCCTCACTGGCGCTGAGCCTTGCCGTCGGGGCGGCGGTCGGGCTGCTCAACGGCTATCTGGTGATCAAGATCAAGATGAATGCCTTCATCGTCACGCTGTCCAGTTTCATCTGGGTGCGCGGGCTGGTGGTGGCGCTGTCGGGCGGGCGCTCGGCGCAGAATCTGGCCGACGAGCTGCGCTGGCTGGCGATCCAGCGCTTTCTGGGCCTGCCGCTGACGGCCTATATCGCCATTGCCTGCTTTGTCGGCTTTTCCTTCATGATGGCCAAGACGCGCTATGGACGGCACCTGCTGATGATCGGCGGCAACGAGGCGGCGGCCTTTCGCGCCGGCATCAAGGTGGACAAGGTGCTGATGGTCGCCTTCCTGCTGTCAGGGACGGTGGCGGCGCTTGCCGGGTGGCTGCTGGCGATCCGCACCTCGGGCGCCACGGCCAATCTGGGCACCGGCATGCTGTTCAACGCCTTTGCCGCGGTGGTGATCGGCGGCGTCAGCCTCAAGGGCGGCGTCGGCGCGCTGCCAGGGGTCTATGCCGGCGTGCTGCTGCTGTCGGCGATCAATACGGCGATCAACCTGATGGGCCTGCCGGCGCATTTCACCCAGGTCATCCATGGCCTGCTGGTGCTGGCGGCGGTGCTGCTCGACACTCTCAAACAATCGATCCGGAAGAAACTGGCATGA
- a CDS encoding SDR family NAD(P)-dependent oxidoreductase, with translation MNGRLAGKTALVIGAARGIGKGTAKRFVEEGANLVLADWEEEAGRASAAELGGTFIRTDISNYADAEAAVALAVATYGRLDIVVQNAGIYPWQLIEDTTPEDWDAVMAVNLRGSFNAAKAALKPMRAQQYGRILFTSSITGPHVTSPGHGHYGASKAGINGFIRSAALEFSGYGITVNGVEPGNILTEAMEEHRGPAFIADMESAIPLGRLGSARDVANAFLFLASDDASYITGTTIVVDGGQLLPEGNDFRIVPSGV, from the coding sequence ATGAATGGACGCCTGGCGGGCAAGACGGCCCTTGTCATCGGGGCGGCGCGCGGCATCGGCAAGGGTACGGCCAAGCGCTTTGTCGAGGAGGGCGCCAATCTGGTGCTGGCCGACTGGGAGGAAGAGGCCGGACGGGCCAGCGCCGCGGAGCTGGGCGGCACGTTCATCCGCACCGATATTTCCAACTATGCCGATGCCGAAGCAGCGGTGGCGCTGGCAGTGGCGACCTATGGCAGGCTCGACATCGTGGTGCAGAATGCCGGGATCTATCCCTGGCAGCTGATCGAGGACACGACGCCGGAGGACTGGGACGCGGTGATGGCAGTCAATCTGCGCGGCAGCTTCAATGCGGCCAAGGCAGCCCTCAAGCCGATGCGGGCGCAGCAGTATGGGCGCATCCTTTTTACCTCCTCGATCACCGGGCCGCATGTGACCAGCCCCGGGCATGGCCATTACGGGGCCAGCAAGGCGGGGATCAACGGGTTCATCCGCTCGGCGGCGCTGGAATTTTCCGGCTATGGCATTACCGTCAACGGGGTGGAGCCGGGCAATATCCTGACCGAGGCGATGGAAGAGCATCGCGGCCCGGCCTTCATCGCCGATATGGAAAGCGCCATTCCGCTGGGGCGGCTGGGCAGCGCGCGGGACGTGGCCAATGCCTTCCTGTTCCTGGCATCGGACGATGCCAGCTATATTACCGGCACCACCATTGTGGTGGATGGCGGGCAACTGCTGCCCGAGGGCAATGATTTCCGGATCGTGCCCAGCGGCGTCTAG
- a CDS encoding MFS transporter, translating to MPDRPSILAPFKHETFRLLWIATLMSNLGGLVQSVGAGWMMTTLTDSHSMVALVQASTTLPIMVFSLAAGALADNFDRRIVMIIAQCGMAVVSLLLAVLGFMGLLSPWLLLGLTFLIGAGTALFNPSWQASMGDIVPRSDLPGAVTLNAMGFNMMRSVGPAVGGLIVALAGAAAAFALNAFTYLPLIAALLRWKPERAPNRLPREHFGSAILAGIRYVSLSPNLTTVLLRSFLFGVAAIAILALLPSVAAEYVGGGALAYGTLLGSFGVGAIGGAFLNGIVRERFSNELIVRFACVGFALACAGLGFSRDLVLSHLMLLPAGFCWVLTMSLFNVSIQLSSPRWVVGRALSLYQTATFGGMALGSWLWGLAADAGGPGWALTMAGVVLLVCALVGVKLPLPEFEQRDLGPLNTFNEPVLRLDLTPRSGPIMVMVDYRIAQQDIPKFLALMTDRRRIRLRDGARQWALLRDLEQPELWVESYHVPTWIDYVRHNLRRTKADADNIEQLRALHRGEGLPMVHRMIERQTVPLDDETPLRGVGEV from the coding sequence ATGCCCGACAGACCGTCCATCCTGGCGCCGTTCAAGCATGAGACGTTCCGGCTGCTATGGATTGCCACGCTGATGAGCAATCTGGGCGGGCTGGTGCAGTCCGTCGGCGCCGGCTGGATGATGACGACGCTGACCGATTCCCACTCCATGGTGGCGCTGGTGCAGGCGTCGACGACGCTGCCGATCATGGTGTTTTCGCTGGCCGCCGGGGCGCTGGCGGACAATTTCGATCGACGGATCGTGATGATCATCGCCCAGTGCGGCATGGCGGTGGTGTCGCTGCTGCTGGCGGTGCTGGGGTTCATGGGATTGCTCAGCCCATGGCTGCTGCTCGGCCTGACCTTTCTGATCGGGGCGGGCACGGCTTTGTTCAACCCGTCCTGGCAGGCGTCGATGGGCGATATCGTGCCGCGCAGCGACCTGCCGGGGGCAGTGACGCTCAATGCCATGGGTTTCAACATGATGCGCAGCGTCGGCCCGGCTGTGGGCGGGCTGATCGTGGCGCTGGCGGGGGCGGCGGCGGCGTTCGCGCTCAACGCGTTCACCTATCTGCCGCTGATCGCGGCGCTGCTGCGCTGGAAGCCGGAGCGGGCGCCCAACCGGCTGCCGCGCGAGCATTTCGGCAGCGCCATCCTGGCGGGCATCCGCTATGTGTCGCTGTCGCCGAACCTCACCACCGTGTTGCTGCGCAGCTTTCTGTTCGGGGTGGCGGCGATCGCCATCCTGGCGCTGCTGCCCAGCGTGGCGGCGGAATATGTGGGGGGCGGGGCGCTGGCCTATGGCACGTTGCTGGGCAGTTTTGGCGTCGGCGCGATTGGCGGTGCCTTTCTCAATGGCATCGTGCGCGAGCGGTTCAGCAATGAGCTGATCGTGCGTTTTGCCTGTGTCGGCTTTGCCTTGGCATGCGCCGGGCTGGGCTTCAGCCGAGACCTGGTGCTGAGCCACCTGATGCTGCTGCCGGCCGGGTTCTGCTGGGTGCTGACGATGAGCCTGTTCAATGTGTCGATCCAGCTATCGTCGCCGCGCTGGGTGGTGGGGCGGGCGCTGTCGCTCTACCAAACCGCCACCTTTGGCGGCATGGCGCTGGGCAGCTGGCTGTGGGGCCTAGCCGCCGATGCCGGGGGGCCGGGCTGGGCGCTGACCATGGCCGGCGTGGTCCTGCTGGTCTGCGCGCTGGTGGGGGTAAAGCTGCCGCTGCCCGAATTCGAGCAGCGCGATCTGGGGCCGCTCAACACGTTCAATGAGCCAGTGCTGCGGCTGGACCTGACGCCGCGCAGCGGGCCGATCATGGTGATGGTGGACTATCGCATCGCCCAGCAGGACATCCCCAAATTCCTGGCGCTGATGACCGACCGGCGACGGATCAGGCTGCGCGACGGGGCGCGGCAATGGGCGCTGCTGCGCGATCTCGAGCAGCCCGAGCTGTGGGTCGAGAGCTATCACGTGCCCACCTGGATCGACTATGTGCGGCACAATCTGCGGCGCACCAAGGCCGATGCCGACAATATCGAGCAGCTGCGGGCCCTGCACCGGGGCGAAGGATTGCCGATGGTGCACCGCATGATTGAGCGGCAGACCGTGCCGCTGGACGACGAGACGCCGCTGCGCGGGGTGGGCGAGGTTTAG
- a CDS encoding hypervirulence associated TUDOR domain-containing protein, translating into MAHLQIGMNVKWRWGAHWAHGRIEQVFTEKTTRTIRGTQVTRHASPEAPAYLITQPRGGVVLKNGNEITEE; encoded by the coding sequence ATGGCGCACCTGCAAATCGGTATGAATGTCAAATGGCGCTGGGGCGCGCATTGGGCCCATGGACGTATCGAGCAGGTCTTTACGGAAAAGACCACGCGCACCATTCGTGGCACGCAGGTTACGCGACATGCGAGCCCGGAAGCGCCTGCCTATCTGATCACCCAGCCTCGGGGTGGCGTCGTTCTCAAGAACGGCAATGAAATCACCGAGGAATAG
- a CDS encoding IS110 family RNA-guided transposase, with the protein MIFSPDYVGVDVSKKHLDLAITGSSRLRVSNNPAGMARLVQKISSLTRPHLVCEATGSYTRLMARSLSQHGIALSTINPRRVRDLARADGLLAKTDAIDAAAILRFAHLMHPDPDPLYDPNAVEMADLVRRRRQMVDMLAMEKQRREHPEAALAQASIDAHIGFLSSQIGEMDRAITRQIDSDATLRRRAELLTTIPGIGQTTAAVLLAEMPELGGIGNKQAAALAGVAPFNRDSGEMRGQAHIAGGRLSVRCALYMATLSAIRANPPIRDFYKRLRAQGKPGKLAIVAAMRKLITTANAVLANNTPWHTNNTPWHTNTA; encoded by the coding sequence ATGATTTTTTCCCCAGACTATGTTGGTGTCGACGTCTCCAAGAAGCACCTGGATCTGGCCATCACCGGCTCGAGCAGGTTGCGCGTGTCCAATAATCCGGCTGGCATGGCTCGGTTGGTGCAAAAGATCTCCAGCCTGACCCGGCCCCATCTGGTCTGTGAGGCCACCGGCAGCTATACGCGGCTGATGGCCCGCTCGCTCAGCCAGCATGGCATCGCGCTGAGCACGATTAACCCGCGCCGGGTGCGCGATCTGGCTCGGGCCGACGGGCTGCTGGCCAAGACCGATGCGATTGACGCCGCGGCGATCCTGCGCTTCGCTCACCTGATGCACCCAGATCCCGACCCCCTCTACGATCCAAATGCCGTGGAAATGGCCGATCTGGTGCGCCGGCGCCGCCAGATGGTGGATATGCTGGCCATGGAAAAGCAGCGTCGCGAGCACCCTGAAGCTGCGCTGGCGCAAGCCAGCATCGATGCTCATATAGGCTTCTTGAGCAGCCAGATCGGCGAGATGGATCGGGCCATTACCCGCCAGATCGATAGCGATGCGACGCTACGGCGCCGGGCCGAACTACTCACCACCATCCCCGGCATCGGCCAGACTACGGCCGCCGTGCTGCTGGCCGAAATGCCCGAGCTGGGCGGCATCGGCAACAAGCAGGCGGCCGCCTTGGCCGGAGTCGCCCCCTTCAACCGCGATAGTGGTGAGATGCGCGGCCAGGCCCATATCGCCGGCGGACGCCTCTCGGTGCGCTGCGCTCTCTATATGGCCACCCTGTCGGCCATCCGTGCTAACCCGCCCATCCGCGACTTCTACAAAAGGCTGCGCGCCCAGGGCAAACCGGGAAAGCTCGCCATCGTCGCCGCCATGCGCAAACTCATCACGACAGCCAATGCCGTCCTTGCCAACAACACCCCCTGGCACACCAACAACACCCCCTGGCACACCAACACAGCTTGA
- the phoB gene encoding phosphate regulon transcriptional regulator PhoB, with amino-acid sequence MPATILVVEDEGDIAILLRYNLEAEGFRVVTAETGDEATHAIQDKLPDLILLDWMLPEISGIELCRRLRAREETARVPIIMLTARGEEEERVRGLATGADDYVVKPFSVPELIARIHALLRRANPNLVTAALKVGDLELDRTTHRVRRATRDVHLGPTEYRLLEYLMRHPGRVYSREQLLDGVWGNDVYVDERTVDVHIGRLRRAINRGRETDPIRTVRGAGYAFDERFAQVA; translated from the coding sequence ATGCCCGCCACCATTCTTGTCGTCGAGGACGAAGGCGATATCGCCATCCTCCTGCGTTACAATCTCGAGGCCGAGGGCTTCCGCGTCGTCACCGCTGAAACCGGTGACGAGGCCACCCACGCCATCCAGGACAAGCTGCCCGACCTGATCCTGCTCGACTGGATGCTGCCCGAAATCTCCGGCATCGAACTGTGCCGGCGCCTGCGCGCCCGCGAGGAAACCGCCCGCGTCCCCATCATCATGCTCACCGCCCGCGGTGAGGAGGAAGAGCGCGTCCGCGGCCTCGCCACCGGCGCCGACGACTATGTGGTCAAGCCCTTCTCGGTGCCCGAGCTGATCGCCCGCATCCACGCTTTGCTGCGCCGCGCCAATCCGAACCTGGTCACCGCCGCGCTCAAGGTCGGCGATCTCGAGCTCGACCGCACCACCCACCGTGTCCGCCGGGCCACCCGCGACGTCCATCTCGGCCCCACCGAATACCGCCTGCTCGAATATCTGATGCGCCATCCCGGCCGCGTCTATTCACGCGAACAGCTCCTCGACGGCGTCTGGGGCAATGACGTCTATGTCGACGAGCGCACCGTCGACGTCCATATCGGCCGCCTCCGCCGCGCCATCAACCGCGGCCGCGAAACCGACCCCATCCGCACCGTCCGCGGCGCGGGATATGCGTTTGACGAGCGGTTTGCCCAGGTCGCGTGA